CCTGCCCGCGGCCGGCACCGAGCCCGAGATCATCGCGGAGTTGCGCGGCCTCGCCGCCGCCAACAGCGTCCAGACGTCGATGATCGGCCTCGGCTACCACGACACCGTCACGCCCGGCGTGATCCGCCGCAACGTGCTGGAGAACCCCGGCTGGTACACCGCCTACACGCCGTACCAGCCGGAGATCAGCCAGGGCCGGCTCGAGGCGCTGCTGACCTTCCAGACCGTCATCGAGGACCTCACCGGGCTCCCGGTCGCCGGCGCGTCCCTGCTCGACGAGGCGACCGCGGCCGCGGAGGCGATGACCCTCGCCCGGCGTACGTCGAAGGTCGCGGCCGATCGGTTCCTGGTCGACGCCGAGGTGCTGCCGCAGACGATCGCGGTGCTCGCGACGCGGGCCCGGCCGCTGGGTCTCGAGGTGGTCGTGACCGACCTGTCGGACGGGTTGCCCGACGGCGAGTTCTTCGGCGCGCTGCTGCAGTACCCGGCGGCGACCGGGGCCGTCCGCGACCACGCCGCTGTCGTCGCGGCCGCACAGGAACGCGGCGCGGTCGTCGCGGTGGCCGCCGACCTGCTCGCGCTGACCCTGCTCCGGCCGCCGGGGGAGATCGGCGCCGACGTCGCCGTCGGCTCGGCCCAGCGGTTCGGTGTTCCGCTCGGATTCGGCGGCCCGCATGCCGGATACATCGCCGTCCGGCAGGGCCTCACCCGGTCGTTGCCCGGCCGGCTGGTAGGCGTGTCGAAGGACTCCGCGGGTGCCCCGGCCTACCGGCTGGCGCTGCAGACGCGGGAACAGCACATTCGCCGTGAGAAGGCCACCAGCAACATCTGCACCGCCCAGGTGCTGCTCGCCGTGATGGCCGGCATGTACGCCGTCTACCACGGCCCCGAGGGTCTCGCCGCGATCGCCCGCCGGGTGCACCGCTACGCCGCGCTGCTCGGTGCGGGGCTCCGCGCCGGCGGGGTCGACCTGACGCACGAGACCTACTTCGACACCCTGACCGCGCTCGTCCCGGGGCGCGCGGGCGAGGTCGTCGCCGCGGCGGTCGAGCGCGGCGTCAATCTGCGCCTCGTCGATGACGACCGGGTCGGGATCACCTGCGACGAGGTCACCAACCGGGCGGCGCTGGCGGCCGTCTGGTCGGCGTTCGGCGTCCCCGAGCCGGAGCTCGACGCGCTCGACGAGACGACCCCCGACGCGCTGCCCGAGCCGCTGCGCCGGTCGAGCCCCTACCTGGCCCACCCGGTCTTCCACCAGCACCGTTCCGAGACAGCGATGCTGCGCTACCTCCGCCGGTTGTCCGACCGCGACATCGCCCTCGACCGGTCGATGATCCCGCTCGGCTCCTGCACCATGAAGCTCAACGCCACCACCGAGATGGAGCCGGTCACCTGGCCGGAGTTCGCCCGGATCCACCCGTTCGCGCCGGCCGACCAGTCGCGCGGCTATGCCCGGCTGCTGGCCGATCTGCAGCAGTGGCTGGTCGAGATCACCGGATACGCCGCGGTGTCCCTGCAGCCCAACGCCGGCAGCCAGGGCGAGCTGGCCGGACTGCTCGCGATCCGCGGCTACCACGAAGCGCAGGGACAGACCGCGCGCGACGTATGCCTGATCCCCTCCTCCGCGCACGGCACCAACGCGGCCAGCGCGGTCATGGCCGGCCTCTCGGTCGTCGTGGTCGCCTGCGACGGCGCGGGCAACATCGACCTCGACGACCTGCGCGCGAAGCTCGCCACCCACGGCGAGCGGCTCGCCGCGATCATGCTCACCTATCCGTCGACGCACGGGGTCTTCGAGACCTCGGTCGCGCAGGTGTGCGCGCTCGTGCACGATGCCGGCGGGCAGGTCTACGTCGACGGCGCCAACCTCAACGCCCTGGTCGGCCTGGCCCGGCCGGGTGACTTCGGCGCCGACGTCTCGCACCTCAACCTGCACAAGACCTTCTGCATCCCGCACGGGGGCGGCGGACCCGGCGTCGGCCCGATCGGCGTCCGGGCGCATCTCGCCGACCACCTGCCCAACCACCCGCTGGACCCCTCAGCCGGGCCGCCGACCGGTCCCGGGCCGGTGTCCGCGGCGCCGTACGGGTCAGCTGGGGTGCTCCCGATCTCCTGGGCCTATCTCCGGCTGATGGGCCCGGACGGGCTCCGGCAGGCCTCGCAGGTCGCCGTACTCGCCGCCAACTACCTCGCCCGGCGGCTCGCGCCGCACTACCCGGTCCTCTACACCGGGCGCGGCGGGCTCGTCGCCCACGAGTGCATCATCGATCTGCGGCCGCTCACCGCCCAGACCGGGATCACCGTCGAGGACGTCGCCAAACGGTTGATCGACTACGGCTTCCACGCCCCGACCATGTCGTTCCCGGTCGCCGGGACGCTGATGGTCGAGCCGACCGAGTCGGAGGATCTCGCCGAGCTGGACCGGTTCGTCGACGCAATGGTCGGGATCCGGCAGGAGATCGAGAAGGTGGCGGCGGGGGAGTACGACCGGGCTGACAACCCGCTGACCGGCGCCCCGCACACGGCTGCGGCGCTGGCCGGGGACTGGGGTCACCCCTATGGGCGCGACGTGGCGGCCTACCCGCTGCCGGGGCTACGTCAGGACAAGTACTGGTCGCCGGTCGGGAGAATCGACGGCGGGTACGGGGACCGCAACCTCATGTGCAGCTGCCCGCCTCTGCCGGAGGCCTGACCGGCCGCGGTAACTCAGGCGGCAGGCGCGGTTACCAAGGGTTGCCGGCGGCGCGGGGCGATGACCCGACCGTCGGGGAGGAGCTCGCCGGTGTCGTCGAAGAAGACGACACCGTTGCAAAGCAGACTCCATCCCTGCTCGGGATGGCTGGATACGACTTGGGCGGCGTCTCGATCGGCGTCGTCAGCCGACGGGCACGGAGTTTCGTGCGGACACATGGCTCTCAAATTCCTGTGCAAGCGGGGTATGGCGTGTGGCAACAGTCACAGTGTGCCCCGCTGGCCGCGAAATATTCATCATGTGATGCGTCCGCAACATTTGGCGTGTCGCATGCCAACTCGCAGGACCGCGGGTCATGGCGCCTGGAGCAGCCCGGCGTAGAGGGTCAACCCCGGTCCGAATGCCATGGCGACGACGGTCCGGGCCCGTCGCTGCCGCAGCGCCTCGAGCACCAGCAGGACGGTCGGCGACGAGCAGTTGCCGTAGCCGCGCAGCACGTCGTAGGACGGCTCCAGCGCGGCCTCCGTCAGCCCGAGGCTGGTGCCGACGGCCTCGAGAATCCGCCGGCCGCCGGGATGCACCGCCCACCCGTCGACGTCGCCGTACCCCAGTCCGTGCGCGGCCAGCAACTCCTCGACCACCGAGCCGACGTGGCGGGCCAGCACACTCGGAACGCGGGGGGACAGGCCCATCCGGAACCCCTGATCGGTGACGTCCCAGGTCATGTGGTCGGCGGTGGCGACGTCGGTGCGGGCGGCCATGTCGAGCATCCGCAGACCTGGCCCGTCACCCGGTTGGACGACGACCGCGGCCGCGGCATCACCGAACAGCGCATGGGTGACCACCTGGTCCATGCCCGTGGTCGGCGGCTGCAGATGCAGGCTGGTCAGCTCCAGGCACAGCAGCACGGCCGGCCGGCGCCGCGAGGCGACGTAATCGGCCACCGCGGCGAGCCCCGGCAGCGCGGCGTAGCAGCCCATGTGCCCCACCAGGAGCCGTTGCAGATCCGCCCGCATTCCGAGGTCGCGGGCCAGCAGGATGTCCAGGCCCGGCGTGGCGTAGCCGGTGCAGGTCGCGACCGCGAACAGGCCGACGTCGTCCGCGGCGACACCGGCATCGGCCAGCGCTGCCCCCACGGCCGACTTGCCCAGCGGCATCGCCTCGGCCAGGTAGCGGCGCATGCGAGCTTCGGTGCCCCAGTCGGAGATGTCCTCCACCGACGGGTTGACGACGGTGTGCCGGGTATCCACGCCTGACGAGGCGAACACCCGCTCGGCGGACCGGACCCCGGCGTAGCGGTCGGCGAAGAACCCCTTCCACAGGTCGGGTTGCCCGACCGGCGCGGGGACGGCGTGCCCGAGGCCGGTTACGCGCACCGGGGTGGTCCATCCGCTCGTGCTCGGGCTCACCACCGGGCGACGTCCGCGTCGGCGTGGGGATCGAGGCCGAGCGTGGCGGCACCCAGCCAGTCGGCGCACACGTCGCTGGTGGCCGGTTGCAGTGATCCGCAGCGGGCGTCGCGGTAGAGCCGTTCGAGCGGATGCCCGCGGCGGGTGGCCGAGGTGCCGGCCGCCTCCAGCATCGACGCGGCGACCTCCATCGCGGTCTCGCCGGCCAGGAGCTTCGCCCGCCACACCCAGTGGTTGGTCTCCGGCTGTCCCGGCTCGGCATCGACCCGGCGGGCCGTCTCGCGGACGGCGAGCCTGGTCGCGGCCACCCGCGCCTCGGCCCGGCCGACCCGGGCCCGCACCGCGGGCAGCCGCGCGAGCCCGCGCTCGGTCAGGTGCCGCACGGCCTCGTCGACGCAGGACTGGGCCACCCCGACATAGACGGCGGCGTAGGAAGCGACCAGCCACTGCGGCATGACCTGCGCGATCAGCAGCGTCAGTCCCTCGACCCCGCCCAGCAGGGTGTCGGCGGGGACGACGACGTCGAGGTGCAGGTCCTGGCTCGCCGTCGCCCGCATGCCGAGCGAATTCCAGGTCTCCTCGACGGTCAGGCCCGGTCCGGCCGGCACCAGGAAGTAGGAGACCCGCGGCGGGTCGACGTCCCGCTCGCGCGCCGCGACGAGGTAGCCGTCGGCGTGTCCGGCGCCGGAGACGAACGCCTTCGCCCCGACGATGCGGTAGCCGCCGTCGACCGCCTCGTAGGTCGTGGTGATCTTCGACAGCCGGCTGCCGGCGCCGCGCTCGCTCATCGCGACGGCGTACAGGGCGCCGTCGCGGGCCCGCGCCAGCGCGCGGTCGCGGACGTCGAGGTAGCTGTCCGGGACACCGAGGGCGTGCAGCACCTCGTCGGGGGTCAGCGCCAGCGCACCGGTCACCGACGCGTGCATGTTGTAGATCAATGCGGTGGCGCCGGCACCGTGGGCGAGCGCCATCGCCACCTCGGCGTAGTCGGCGAAACCCGCGCCCGGACCACCGAGCCGGGTCGGCACCATCAGGCCCAGCAGTCCCCGCGCGCGCAGGTCGTCGAAGTCGGCAGCCGGGAACGCCCCCGGCCCGTCGTGCTCGGCGGCCCGCGCGGCGAGCGCCGGCGCAACCTCCCGAGCGGCCGCGAGCGCGGCCGGGGTGTCCGGGAGCGTCACCGTGTCGGTCATCGACTCTCCTTCACGCCAGAGGCCTTCACGCCGGAAGCCTGGAACAGCACGGACGTCGTCCTGGTCGGCACCATCGCGACGTCGTCGCTCCGGCGGCGTAACCAGCGGACCGCGTCCGGAACCGACGGTCGCAGCCCACGCAGCTGCAGCGGTACGCCGTGCCGCGCACATTCGGCCTGCAGGGCCCGGCGGTCGACGAACAACGCAGGATCGTGGATGCCTGGTGGGGCGGCGCCGGGAATCCGTTCGGCCACCGTGACCACGAGGAACCGGGCCAGCGCGGTGCGGGCGACGGTGTCGATGACCAGCGTGCCGCCCGGCCGCAGCACCCGGCACGCCTCGCCGACGACGCCCGCGACGTCACGGACGTGCTCGAGGATCTCGCCGGCCGACACCACGTCCGCCGCCTCGTCGGGCAACGGCAGCGAGCGGACGTCGGCACACACCGGGAGCACGTCGTGCGAGCGGGCCACCTTCAATGCGCTCGGGGTCAGGTCGATGCCGACGTGCCGGTATCCGCGGCCGGTGACGTGGCGGGCGAGCAGGCCGCCGCCGCACGCGAGGTCGACCAGGACGGCCCCCGGTCGCCGGGCGGGCGGGATCAGCGCGGCCCGTGCGGCGGCGATCCAATTCAGCATCGCGAGCTGCCCGTGCGGCTGCCACCACTGGTCGACCAGGTCGTCGTACTGTCCCGGGTCGTTGCGGGGTCGTGCCGGTCGAGTGATCGCCACGCCGCCCAGCGTTTCACAACGGTGTCATGTCTGTCCGT
The DNA window shown above is from Mycobacteriales bacterium and carries:
- the gcvP gene encoding aminomethyl-transferring glycine dehydrogenase yields the protein MPDRLVDLERGIPFTRRHIGPDADEQAKMLAVIGYGSLDDLADAALPEAIRSADPLSLPAAGTEPEIIAELRGLAAANSVQTSMIGLGYHDTVTPGVIRRNVLENPGWYTAYTPYQPEISQGRLEALLTFQTVIEDLTGLPVAGASLLDEATAAAEAMTLARRTSKVAADRFLVDAEVLPQTIAVLATRARPLGLEVVVTDLSDGLPDGEFFGALLQYPAATGAVRDHAAVVAAAQERGAVVAVAADLLALTLLRPPGEIGADVAVGSAQRFGVPLGFGGPHAGYIAVRQGLTRSLPGRLVGVSKDSAGAPAYRLALQTREQHIRREKATSNICTAQVLLAVMAGMYAVYHGPEGLAAIARRVHRYAALLGAGLRAGGVDLTHETYFDTLTALVPGRAGEVVAAAVERGVNLRLVDDDRVGITCDEVTNRAALAAVWSAFGVPEPELDALDETTPDALPEPLRRSSPYLAHPVFHQHRSETAMLRYLRRLSDRDIALDRSMIPLGSCTMKLNATTEMEPVTWPEFARIHPFAPADQSRGYARLLADLQQWLVEITGYAAVSLQPNAGSQGELAGLLAIRGYHEAQGQTARDVCLIPSSAHGTNAASAVMAGLSVVVVACDGAGNIDLDDLRAKLATHGERLAAIMLTYPSTHGVFETSVAQVCALVHDAGGQVYVDGANLNALVGLARPGDFGADVSHLNLHKTFCIPHGGGGPGVGPIGVRAHLADHLPNHPLDPSAGPPTGPGPVSAAPYGSAGVLPISWAYLRLMGPDGLRQASQVAVLAANYLARRLAPHYPVLYTGRGGLVAHECIIDLRPLTAQTGITVEDVAKRLIDYGFHAPTMSFPVAGTLMVEPTESEDLAELDRFVDAMVGIRQEIEKVAAGEYDRADNPLTGAPHTAAALAGDWGHPYGRDVAAYPLPGLRQDKYWSPVGRIDGGYGDRNLMCSCPPLPEA
- a CDS encoding type III polyketide synthase — encoded protein: MRVTGLGHAVPAPVGQPDLWKGFFADRYAGVRSAERVFASSGVDTRHTVVNPSVEDISDWGTEARMRRYLAEAMPLGKSAVGAALADAGVAADDVGLFAVATCTGYATPGLDILLARDLGMRADLQRLLVGHMGCYAALPGLAAVADYVASRRRPAVLLCLELTSLHLQPPTTGMDQVVTHALFGDAAAAVVVQPGDGPGLRMLDMAARTDVATADHMTWDVTDQGFRMGLSPRVPSVLARHVGSVVEELLAAHGLGYGDVDGWAVHPGGRRILEAVGTSLGLTEAALEPSYDVLRGYGNCSSPTVLLVLEALRQRRARTVVAMAFGPGLTLYAGLLQAP
- a CDS encoding acyl-CoA dehydrogenase family protein — encoded protein: MTDTVTLPDTPAALAAAREVAPALAARAAEHDGPGAFPAADFDDLRARGLLGLMVPTRLGGPGAGFADYAEVAMALAHGAGATALIYNMHASVTGALALTPDEVLHALGVPDSYLDVRDRALARARDGALYAVAMSERGAGSRLSKITTTYEAVDGGYRIVGAKAFVSGAGHADGYLVAARERDVDPPRVSYFLVPAGPGLTVEETWNSLGMRATASQDLHLDVVVPADTLLGGVEGLTLLIAQVMPQWLVASYAAVYVGVAQSCVDEAVRHLTERGLARLPAVRARVGRAEARVAATRLAVRETARRVDAEPGQPETNHWVWRAKLLAGETAMEVAASMLEAAGTSATRRGHPLERLYRDARCGSLQPATSDVCADWLGAATLGLDPHADADVARW
- a CDS encoding methyltransferase domain-containing protein codes for the protein MAITRPARPRNDPGQYDDLVDQWWQPHGQLAMLNWIAAARAALIPPARRPGAVLVDLACGGGLLARHVTGRGYRHVGIDLTPSALKVARSHDVLPVCADVRSLPLPDEAADVVSAGEILEHVRDVAGVVGEACRVLRPGGTLVIDTVARTALARFLVVTVAERIPGAAPPGIHDPALFVDRRALQAECARHGVPLQLRGLRPSVPDAVRWLRRRSDDVAMVPTRTTSVLFQASGVKASGVKESR